The DNA window AGCCTATTGGATCCAACGGGTTCTACGAGAAAGGAAAATCACGTGCATACTTCGATCAGCAGCCACTGGAAGCCCAGTCGGTGGTGTCGGCTTGCTTGAGCGCGGCATTGGTCACGGGCGACGACGAGTGGCACCGCACGGCTATCCGGGTGTTCAAATGGTTTACAGGCCTGAACGATCTAGGCTTGCCGCTATACGATCAGCAAACAGGTGGTTGCCGCGACGGGCTGCACATCGACCGGGTCAACAAAAACCAGGGGGCCGAATCGACGCTGTCGTATCTCATGGCGCTGACCGACCTGTACACTGCGCAGAAGCAGCGAACCGCTACTAAATCTGTTAAGATGGGCCTGCCCGCGCTGACGAACGCGTAGCATTAGCTTGTTTCGTTACCTTTAGAGACGCTGATAAACGAGTGGCACAGAATTAGCATCTGTGTACCTTGTTTTCGGCGTCTTCTTCGTTCTATTTCGTGTTTATAACGACCTGCGATCTTACTAATGAGTGTTAAAGCCACCCGTACCGGCATAGTGCTGAGTCCCGACCCCACCCGTGTATTATTTCGTCCATTTGAATTAGGGACTACCCGTACGCTGAAAATCATCGCGCGGGTCAATGCAATGAGCGATGAAGAAGTCGACCGGAAGCTCGGCGAGGTGATTCGCGAATTCGGCGGGCGCCATTACCGGCTGGAACGATTTCTGACGCAGCGCTTTGGGCAAATAAAAGCGCATTTGCTGACCGACGAACCTGTATCAACCGAGCGGCAGCTGCTGCTGGGCGCTTACTTCACGATGGAATATTCGCTTGAGTCGGCGGCTCTATTTAATCCGTCGATGATCTGGCACCCCGATCAGACCAACGTACCGCCGGGCTACAAACGCTTTATCCTCAGCCTGCGAGCCACCGGCGAAGGACACGTATCGTCGATCTCGTTTCGGATGGGATATATCGATGCCGAAGGAAAAATCGTGCTGCGTAAGCCGCTTCGCTACGTCACGTCGCCCGAAACGGTGCCTAACCACCGATTCAATCGCAGTCAGTTTGAGCGGAAGCTGTATGAGCTTCGGCTCGAAAACAGCATTCAGGAAAAAATGATGCTGGGTCTGGGCGACGAGTTCAGTCTGTCGGAGCTGGAAGCGCAAATCAAACGGATATCAGCTCAGTTCCGGTACAATGCCGAGTACGACACCATCGCGAGCGGATTGCTGGCCCTGGCCAAATCGAACTACGAAATTCACTTCGACGACGATCAGAGTCTGGATGAGCGGTGCATTTTCCCATCGTCGCCCAATGAAACGAACGGTATCGAAGACGCTCGCTTCGTGCAGTTCACCGACGACAATGGCGAGGTTACGTACTACGCTACCTACACGGCCTATAACGGTCGGGTAACGTTTCCGCAGTTGCTCGAAACCAAAGACTTTACGCACTTCAGCGTCAGCACGCTCAATGGGGCTGAGGTGTCGAACAAGGGGATGGCTATGTTTCCGCGTAAGATCAACGGCAAGTACGCTATGATTTCGCGACAGGACGGCGAGAATATCTACCTGATGTACTCCGACGATCTGTACTTCTGGCAGACGAAAGAACTGATTCTGAAACCGACCTATCATTGGGAATACGTACAGCTCGGCAACTGTGGTTCGCCCATCGAAACCGAGGAGGGCTGGCTGGTGCTTAGTCACGGTGTTGGACCGATGCGTAAATACGCTATCGGCGCGTTCCTGCTTGATCTGAATGATCCAAGCAAGGTCATCGGGCGTACGAAGGAGCCAATTCTGAGCCCCGACGAGAATGAGCGGGAAGGCTACGTGCCAAACGTGGTGTATAGCTGCGGGGGACTTATCAACGAGCGCGAACTAATCATTCCCTACGCTATGGCCGACTACGCCAGCAGCTTTGCTACCGTCAATGTCGATGAGTTACTGGCTGAACTGACGGGTAAAGAAACGCCCGAAGTAGTTACGGAGTCGTAGCCTGATGCGAGCATGCATAACGAGAGAAGCCCGTTCATTGAACGGGCTTCTCTCGTTATTGGGGACGAAACTACTCGCGTACGAGCGTTTCGCGAATAACCCGGTCGCCCCTGAACCACTGTATTTGTAATTCAGGGTAAACGTGCGCGTAGTGGGGTTGTACGTGTTGGCACCAGCGGCCGACGTAGTAGCACTAGCTGAACCCTTCGGCGTAATCGTCACGGTATTATCAGCATTAACCTTCAGCCACATCGTATAGCCAGAGCCTAAATCGGCAAATTCGGTTTCGCTGGTCGTTTCATCAATGCTGCTGAGCGTTTTTTCCCGGTTGATCGCCCGCGACGAGGCCGGGTTCGGGTGCGTAAAATAGCCCGTCGACAGATAGCTGGCTTCGTAGTTATTACGCAGTACGACGGCAATTACTTTAGTGGCGTAGTTGCCACTGACCGTAACCCCATTCGAAGCACTTACGATCTGAAACGGTAGCGCGTAACTGTCCGTAAAACGCAGCGACGACGTGTTAACCTGGTACTTTACCGACGCCAGTCGTTGCCCGGCTTTAACCGTTACGGTTGGCGTAATCAGTTGAAACACCGAAGCTGGTAACACTGCGTAGCTACTACCGTTGTCCGAATTGAAAGCGGTTAGTGCCGTCTGGCTTAGTGCTACAGTCACCTGTATGTCCTGCGTTGGTGGATTCGGAGACGCGATATTTACGTCGAACGAATCAACGATGGCCGTTTGCTTTAAATAGCTGCGGTTTTGTAATACGCCGTTACTGGCGTAAGCGGTAGACGGTATCTCAGCGATAGCCCCTACGTTTTTGAAATCGGTGTAATGCTCGTCGTCGTTCAGGCAGCCTGTCAGGCTAATTGCCAGACTGCTCACAAACAGGAGCGATATAATAAGTCTCATGGTGCTGATGCGTTAGTTCTCCCAGAAAATTTTTGACGTAAACTGACTGACGGTTCCCTGAGCCGCTACGTTAGTGCTGTTATAGCTGTACTCAGTCTGGGGGTATAGTAACCGAACCGGAATCTGTTTGATGGTGGTGCTAGGTTCCTGCGAAATGGGTACGGCCGGCAAGCCGAGTCGCCGGTAGTCGCTCCAGGCTTCAAACGGAGAAAAACCATTCAGGGAGGCCCATTTCTGCGTAATGATTGCCTGAATTTTATTGGTCGAAGCGGTCCAGCCTACGTTATTGATAGCCTGCGAATAGTACGCCTGGGCATACTGGGCCGCCGTGCCCTGATCGTCCTCGACACCGAGATTTCTGTAGGACTCCGTAATGGCCGACTCATACAGGGTCTGGGCAGAACCGGAGATCCAGCCGCGCTGGGCAGCTTCAGCCTGGAGAAACAGAGCTTCATGTGAACTCAGCACGACGGCGTCCTGCGACGCACTGACCAGTACACCGGAGCCTAGACCCGATGTCTGACTGTTGACCAGTGGGTTGACCGTACCAAAATTCGTCGCGACGAAATTAGCCGTGCCGGCAACCGGCGCGTAGAAAAACCCAATCCGGTCGTCGTTGGTCGTACGGTAGAAGTCAACAGCGTACTTATTGGCGCGGTACAGGTTGTAGTTTTCTACCGTTGCCCCGTTGACGCCATAGCCGAACGTGCCGTAAAACGGACTTTGTCGATTGTCGGAGTTAATATAGCCGGGATTTACCGACGCATTTTCACCAGCCCGCAGGAAGCCTGCGGTCGACGCTTTCAATTTGGCCAACTGCGTCTGAATATAAGCCTGGCGGTCTGACTTTTCTGACTGGCGCAGCAGCATCTTCAGCTTCAGCGTGTTGGTGAACCGCGCCCACTTACCCATGTCACCTTTAAACATGACGTCGTTGTTGCCTATTCCGAGCGACGTTTCACCATTCCCGACCCGTGTATTACCCTGCTGAATCAGCGTT is part of the Spirosoma rhododendri genome and encodes:
- a CDS encoding BT_3987 domain-containing protein; protein product: MRLIISLLFVSSLAISLTGCLNDDEHYTDFKNVGAIAEIPSTAYASNGVLQNRSYLKQTAIVDSFDVNIASPNPPTQDIQVTVALSQTALTAFNSDNGSSYAVLPASVFQLITPTVTVKAGQRLASVKYQVNTSSLRFTDSYALPFQIVSASNGVTVSGNYATKVIAVVLRNNYEASYLSTGYFTHPNPASSRAINREKTLSSIDETTSETEFADLGSGYTMWLKVNADNTVTITPKGSASATTSAAGANTYNPTTRTFTLNYKYSGSGATGLFAKRSYASSFVPNNERSPFNERASLVMHARIRLRLRNYFGRFFTRQFSQ
- a CDS encoding SusD/RagB family nutrient-binding outer membrane lipoprotein encodes the protein MKRANTYTAAVLALLLIVGSGCKESYFDINNNPNSATQSPAELVLPSALNATATYMNTSFAFLNLWMGYWNWSGNYSIGQQDKNYQFTTSFNNAIWNTAYTRLKDYNYVETQGKSRNQPYLQAIGKVMKAFHYQILVDTYGNVPYTSALQGLSNAQPAYDNGQAIYESLMVQLDSAQTLIQQGNTRVGNGETSLGIGNNDVMFKGDMGKWARFTNTLKLKMLLRQSEKSDRQAYIQTQLAKLKASTAGFLRAGENASVNPGYINSDNRQSPFYGTFGYGVNGATVENYNLYRANKYAVDFYRTTNDDRIGFFYAPVAGTANFVATNFGTVNPLVNSQTSGLGSGVLVSASQDAVVLSSHEALFLQAEAAQRGWISGSAQTLYESAITESYRNLGVEDDQGTAAQYAQAYYSQAINNVGWTASTNKIQAIITQKWASLNGFSPFEAWSDYRRLGLPAVPISQEPSTTIKQIPVRLLYPQTEYSYNSTNVAAQGTVSQFTSKIFWEN
- a CDS encoding glycoside hydrolase family 130 protein — encoded protein: MSVKATRTGIVLSPDPTRVLFRPFELGTTRTLKIIARVNAMSDEEVDRKLGEVIREFGGRHYRLERFLTQRFGQIKAHLLTDEPVSTERQLLLGAYFTMEYSLESAALFNPSMIWHPDQTNVPPGYKRFILSLRATGEGHVSSISFRMGYIDAEGKIVLRKPLRYVTSPETVPNHRFNRSQFERKLYELRLENSIQEKMMLGLGDEFSLSELEAQIKRISAQFRYNAEYDTIASGLLALAKSNYEIHFDDDQSLDERCIFPSSPNETNGIEDARFVQFTDDNGEVTYYATYTAYNGRVTFPQLLETKDFTHFSVSTLNGAEVSNKGMAMFPRKINGKYAMISRQDGENIYLMYSDDLYFWQTKELILKPTYHWEYVQLGNCGSPIETEEGWLVLSHGVGPMRKYAIGAFLLDLNDPSKVIGRTKEPILSPDENEREGYVPNVVYSCGGLINERELIIPYAMADYASSFATVNVDELLAELTGKETPEVVTES